The sequence AGTGGAGTCACTGAAGCGGACGTCAGCCATGATTCAGGCCTTATCTGATGAAGCTGAAGTGAAGCAATTCACCAACGTTGCTGTGAAACTGTGGCTggaccacctcaaacaactccTCTATGATGCGGAGGACATACTGGATGAGTATGCTACTGAACTTCTACGCCTGAAATTGGAATCAGCTAACCAAACACAACAGGTACGCAACCCCTCTGTTCCTCTCACACCATCAAGTCAAACTAGTAGTGTTTCTTCTTGGTTGAACTCAGGCATGGAATCTGCAATTAAGAGCATTAATCAAACTTTAGAAGGAATACAAAGCATTGGGCCTAAGGTTTGTAACATTGCTGAAGAACTGAGGGGAATTAAAAGATTTCGATCTGAAGTCAAGGAAATCAACCAGAGGTTAAAAAGTGTAGCACAAGAAGGTGTTGCTCTAGGTTTGAACTCGAGCATGGGATTTGGGTACTCAAGGCCCGTGGTATTCAGTCAAAGGCCACCATCAAGTTCTTTGGTGAATAAATATAAAGTTTTTGGCCGAGAGGAAGATATGGAGAAGATTGTTGGATGGTTGCTATCAGACAAAACTCCATGTCCTTCTGACAATAACAATAATTTCTCAGTGCTACCCATAGTCGGCATGGGTGGAGTTGGGAAGACGACCCTTGCTCAACTTGTTTATAACGATGAGAGAGTTAAGAAGCATTTTCATTTGAAAGCTTGGGTGTGTGTATCAGAGGATTTTGATGTGGTGAGATTAACCAAAGAAATTCTCGAGTCAGCCACGGGGGCATCGCCACTTTCTAATTCACTGGACATGCTACATCTGAAACTTCAAGAAGCACTGAGCGAGAAAAGATTCTTATTGGTTCTAGATGACGTGTGGAATGAGAATTATGAGAGATGGGATACGTTAAGCACCACTTTTGCATTCGGTAGTCCAGGAAGCAAGATATTGATTACAACACGGAACAAAGGTGTTGCATCAATTGTGCGCACTGCTCCAAATGATCATTGTTTAAAAGGTTTATCAGAAGAGGCTTGTTTTTCATTGATTAGAAGGCATGCTTTCATGGATGAAAATACATCTGCTGCAAATCAAAAGTTGGAAGTATTTGGGCATGAAATTGTGAAGAAATGTAAGGGTTTACCTTTGGCTGTAAAGACACTTGCTGGTCTCTTGCGAGATAAAAGGGAGAACAATCAGTGGAAAGCTATTTTGGAGAATGAAATATGGGATTTAAGAGAGAATGAGATCCTTCCATCACTCATGTTGAGCTACTATCATCTACCACCTCTTCTGAAGAGATGCTTCGCATACTGTGCTTTGTTTCCCAAAGACTATGTATTTAGCAAGATTGAAATAGTCGTGTTGTGGATGGCGGAAGGTATTGTTCAACCGGAAGGAATAAAACGTTTGGAAGATATAGCGGGTGAGTATTTTGATGAACTAATTATGAGGTCCTTCTTTGAGTTATCTAATTGTTTTCATCCTTTGGTGGTAAGCCGGTTGTTTATTAACATATCAAAAGAATTTCATAGGAGATCATTTTTTGAGTCATCCAGTAACATAAGATCAGGGTTTGTGATGCATGATTTGATCCATGATTTGGCACAATTTGTTTCGGGTGGAATATATTGTAAGAAAGAGTATGATAGGCAATCCCAAGTTCTTACTACAACTCGTCACTTGTCTTACGTTATGGATAATTATAATGTTGAGGCGACAGGATTTGGGGCCGTGAAAACCTTACGCACCCTTCTAACTCTAAATGATGTTGCAGGTAGTCCTATATACTTTTTTCCCACCATGCAATTCAAATTCCAGTTCCTACGTGTGCTACGTTTCAGAAATTGTTGCAATTGTGAGTTGCCTGATTCAGTTGGCAAGTTGAAACATCTAAGGCTTCTTGATCTCTCATTTTCTGATATTGTGAAGTTACCCGACTCAATTGGAAGTCTTTACAATCTACAGTCGTTGGTGCTAAGTGGTTGTGGAAGGCTAAAACAGTTGCCTGAAGATATGGGTAACCTCGTAAACCTTCGAATTCTTATTTTCCCTAGACATTGGTGTTTCCGTAAAATTCCATTAGGAGTGGGTAACTTGACTAATCTTGAAAGTTTGGGCACACTCGATGCGGGACCAAAACAAAAGTTGTCCCAACTCCGTGGGACTCTAGAcaattcaaatttggaaaatttagGCAATAATGGGGCAGAAGCTATGGTGGCCAGGCAACATCTTCTTGGGCTACAACTGCACAAGCTCACATCACTCCGATATCTTCAAATATCAATCTGTGAGAATCTGGAGTTATTATCCAAGGCACTATACACTCTAACATCTCTACGAAGATTAGTAATTGAAAGTTGCCCTGATCTTGTGTCCTTCCGGGAAACAAGATTGCCCACTTCGCTTCAAGAGTTGAAAATCTTTGATTGTGAGAATCTGAGGTCACTACCAAAGGAGCTACACACCCTAATGTCTCTCAAAGAGTTTGCAATCGATAGTTGCCCTGCTCTTGTCTCCTTCCAGGAAACAAGGTTACCCACTATGCTTGAAGAATTGGAGATCATAGATTGTGAGAATTTGAAGTCCCTGCCCATGGGACTCCTACACAACCTCACGTCCTTCCAAAGATTAGAAATCAAAGAGTGCCCTGCTCTTGAATCCATTCCAGACATGGAGTTATCTACTGCGCTTTGTGAGGTATCAATTTTAAATTGTGCGCAGCTAAATTGCTTTCCCAAGGGGCTGAACAAACTCACAAATCTTAAACAACTGGAAATTGTGGACTGTTTTTTTCTTATGGAGTGCAAGAATCTTGAACCCCTACATACCTTTGGTCTTCATAATCTCATATATCTTTCATATCTCACCATTGGTGGATGTCGTGCTCTCCTGTCCATTCCAAATGGCCTGCTTCCCACCAACCTTCAGGATTTTTGCATCAAGGACTGCCCAATTCTTGAATCCCTATATGATGGACTCTCTGACCTGACCTCTCTTAAATGTTTGGAGATCCATAATTGTCCAAAGCTGACACCACGGTAccaaaagaaggaaggagaagagtggTCCAAGATTGCCCAAATCCCGAAGGTGATAATAGATGGCATATGGCAATAAAGCCTAAACACCGCATGTGGGTCTAGCCTCTTATAATTAAATCAATGGATGGAGTACTACAGACAGAGTGTCTATTAAGCAAAACTACAATAAAAGCAGAGATGCATTGCAGCTAATATAATGAGGTATTTCTTCTATAATCAGATATGTATAGTTCATGTTATGCCATATGTGATTATAATTTAATTTCTCTTCATAGGTGAATCACGAGATGGAATGTCTTTCTTTGAAAATGCTCAAGAACAAACAAAAAGTGGCATGGAAATTTTATGGAACTTTAATTTCTCTCATGTGGAAAtgcatttctttgaaattgcTCAGGAAAATAGACAAAGCAACATGGCAATTGCATGGGACTTTACAGCAAATTAATGCAACCTAGCATTTATCTATAAGTTATCACTTTTCAGCATCCCATTAGTTTTCTGCCCACCCTAAAGCTTCAATTGGTCACCAAAAATCATGGAAGTTCAGTACAAGAGGAATCTCTTCTACAATTTGGCAACATATTAGTGGGTTGGTTAAACtgttacatctctctctctctctcactctaaTTTACTTTTCAGCTTTTTGCAGAATTAGTGGAATGTCAGAATTGTGGGGTTAATTAATTCTATTCGCACTTGCATTCTCCACTAAGTATAGAACTTTGTCTTATGCATGTGAGTCGGAGATTTAATGCTCAATATTGTTGCCTTTTAACCTTCCTATATTTACCATTCCAGTTGTAACCCTCCTTGATGTTATGGACTCTCACCTAATATCACAGAACCATAGGCCATTTTGTATTCATCAAATTCAGATACAGTGCTGAATCCCCTCACAACCTTATATAAAAGACACAAAAACAGAGTCAAACTGAGTTTAAAACCTTTTTCAGACAATAAAAATCTACAGAAAATGAAGTAAATTAAGCAACTTAGAACAGGGCTGGACTCATAAAGTCCCTTATCCAACCAACTATTAACACTAAACaacaactgaaataaaaactagGCATGAGTAGTAAACGTGAACATCCCACATGCTATTCTGACATGttatatctttctttctttagtagAAATTCTAAATCATAGGGAAATgaagaaagatgagagaaaggaagCTAAACCAATGGAGTATTTTCAAGATACTTAACACATTTCAATAGTCTTCTGGCGCTTGAAAATTTGGACTTCCAATTTCATCAAAGGGGATGAAGAACCAAACTTCTTGTCTTTGTTGTAATGTAGCAATGGAAGAAATGGTGCATGGCTGCTATTAGATGGCCTAACATTATAAGTATGCTTCAAAAagtcttttcctcttctcctaaGTGGAATGGAACTACTTTGAAAATTTGGAAGGTAATTTAGGATGACCATAGTGTTGACCAAAGGTAGATGCAAGGTCCATTCCAAATCTTAGTCCAAGTTGATTGTTCTTGTCTAAAGAGAAATTTTTAAGGCATATTGAAGGATATAAAGATAATTATTTTAAGCAATTaggcaccttttttttttttttttcatattgtgTTATAGCACTCATCAattcaaaagtgaaaatgctCAAGCATGTAGATAAGAATTATGCTGCATGTAGATAAGAATTCATGTATGTTAATTGATGTTCATAAAGTCAAGAATTATTATTCCATTAGTTCATAAAATAATAGCAATTATATGAAAAAGTAATTACATTTTATTTCTGAAAGTTCTCACTTAAAATCAATACAATCCATTAATTATATCAATACATCTATATAGAACCAGAAAATAAGGATTTATTAGTGATGAAATTGGCaataatgacttgtgtcaaacTTGACACTAGCCCTCTTCTATTTATAATGAGATATGAGTACAAGAACAGTTCTGTCCTTATGGAATGGAACTACATTTTCAAATAAGTCTTTTCCTCATCATATGTCATGCTTTGTTGTCCATTCCAAATGGCCTGCTTCCCACCAACCTTCGGGATTTTTGCATCAAGGACTGCCCATTTCTTGAATCACTATATGATGGACTCTCTGACCTAGCCTCTCTTAATGTTTGGAGATCCATAATTGTCCAATGCTGACACAACGGTAccaaaagaaggaaggagaagagtggTCCAAGATTGACCAAAggttttttttgctaacgaccgGTATCCAGGCCTACTAGTCCCACAggctcatactgaccccacaactgcatggactgggtcataccggggttgaatgagaaccattcaactttcactgaaagcaatgaagagcactaaacacccccgtgtgagtggcccaaggtgtgcctagtgggagtcaaacttaggacgtccgaatTTACAGCTCGTAACAAGTTTGTTGCTCATCAACTggactacccccttgggttcccTAAAGGTGATGATAGATGTCATATGGCAATAAAGCCTACATGGCACACGTGGGTCTAGCCTCTTATTGTTAAATCTGTGATGGAGTTCCACAGACAAAGAGTGTCTATTATGCAAAACCACAATAAAAGCAGAGAAGCATTGCAAAACTTTTATGCTGCCAAAATCTATCATTGTTAAAATCTCATACTTTTGGATCTTATGTTGTTCTTTCATGTCAAATTCTGCTGAAATGGTATTCAGCTCTATGACAGTATTGACTTACATGtgccatttattttctatttcagtgTTTATTTCAAGTGTTACAGAGATCAATTATCATGCTTTTTGTCTTAATTGTATGGAGCTTTCCCCCAGTGTGTTCTGTTTTTACTAATTTTAAGTACTCAAGAGGTGGTGGATAACAATTCACAACTAAATATATTTACTTATATAGATGAAAAATAAACAAGGACAGCATTGGATGAGTTTTGCTGCTTGAAAAATCTGAAATGAGGTTGCTATACTCTTCAAGTGCttaattttgaaggttttcaATGAGGTACTTGAACATATTccttttttatactttctacTCATCTTCAGAGATCATTGACAAGTCCTCTTGAACCCCTAGGGAAGAACAAAAGAGGAGAGAGCAGAGAGAGATGATCATAATAGCTATAAAGTTGCTCAATTTGAAAAAGAATTAAAGCTTGAGAGATACAGATAGACCAGAGACACTGCAACAGACTCAGTATATTGGAACAAGAATTAATAATAGAGTAAAGAAAAACCAAATCCCTTCATTATACTTAAAATGGTTACAAACTGGATAGCTTTTGACCGCCCACCAACCCACCCACCAGCATTATGAATTGCCTTCTCCTTGTGGTTTTAAATTACTCTCTATCCCCAACCTCCAcaattttttaatgatttgcTCCACTATCTCTGACAACTCAAAAAAACTGTTTGGATGGGTTACCTGTGTCTTTCACAAAGGCAAATGTATCTCATTAATAACAAATTATTTGATAACAGGAATGTATATTGAGGCAAGCACAAGGGGTCTTCTATATGGATTAAAACAAGTCAGATCTCTGGGATGAACGATCAATGAAGTTTCGTTTGGAGTGATACAAAGGAGGTAGAACAATTCATTTATTCGATCATGTTCAGAATTCTAActcatttgatttttaatttgatCTGAATCCAATGGTCCTTTGTACAGCTGGAATAAGGTCTAATAAAGCTGATTCAACTGGATAactttgtaagtttttttttttttcttctataaaagaaaaaaaaatgatgatttaACAATTTGGCTGTGCCATATGGGTCATTTGTTTAAATTCATCCATTTTAGAAGATCTGGTTGTATTGTGAATTCTTGcttgttcaattttttattttcatttagaacCAATGGATCCTGTAGGATGACTTCGTATAATTGTTGGTCATTTAGTCATTTTCCCTTCAAATTGTAAAATGCATTAACTGTATTTCTCTCGCGCAGGCGTGCAAGAATTCTTTCATgagaattcaaaattcaaagtttttaATCTGACTTCCAATCCAACGAGGTGAATTTCCTTTATTGCCTTGGTGACTCCAAGGACTTTGATTTTCCACGGTCTAAGGTTGGACAATGGatttgagagaaagagataaattaggaattttattaagTTACAAACAACAATTATAGAGTTTCTAAAGAAATGAAACTCTCTAAAAGATTAGGACAAAAGGGAAAGGAAACTAAATCTAAATCTACTTCTATGAATCTATCATAAAGAGAGATAACATCTGAGTGTTTTGTGTGTAAGTTGTTGGATTCCTTCATGCTATTTATGCTTCTACTTTAAATAATTCCTAAATTTCAAACATATGGTTTCTGATAACCATTCTTGTCTTTCTTTCTCGcctttctttttcatgaagCTTCTAATAATTGAATGCCACTTGTtgaaaaaagataaaacaatTTTCAGCACGTGGCCAAATTACTCCACATCCTTTCTTTTTAGGTTCATTTGATAACTGTCTTTCCATGTTGACCGTGAACCATCTAAGGGGTccaataaaaattcaaaatttggtACCTAGTGGATCATGTTGGATGATTTAGCACAATTGGAATAAGGTTGAGGAACGCCGGTCCAAGTGATGATGTACCAATTTAGATGCTCAAAATGGATCATACCATATGTATTGGACGATGAGATAAGATAAGATTTTTtacttatttgattttttttaatcaaagtcCAAGGGACCTTTAGAATGACTTGTATAGTATAGGGTCCTGAATCCTGATAGACCAATCGAAAGAAAATGTATTTTATTGATGCATCTTCAATGCAATATTTCACGGTCTTCTTTAATTATGTTTTTCACAATTCCACCAGAGAAGAACAATAGTGTTTATTAAGCTTCACAAAATAGGGGGGTATAAATGGAGGATAGTTTGacatcaacggtcaagattaaagTGAAAAATCTAcctttttctctaaaaaatataaaacataaaatatataGGAATATCAAAATGGGACAAAAAAGACACCTTGATAGTCTTTGATGGGTCTAATTGCTGCAAGAAAAAACTTTAGGTGAACCAAGTTTTCTGTTCTTCatatagagagggagagagagagaaaactttaGGTAAACCAAGTTTTTTGTTCTCTTTATAGAGATGGAGAGATTTGGGTTATGCTAGTTTTTCTTGACTTTGGTTCACAACAACACTAGGGTCAACTCCAAATTTTACCTTCGTCCacgggagagagagatgaaagtcaATGACAATTTTTCCAAACGTCTGTGGCACGCGAGGAGATATAGGCATACGAAAGTTGTTAACAATGGGGATGTTAACAACTATTTGGGAATAAGATTAGATATTGAAAGTCATtgatggttttggttttttcattggatgatgaaggaaaattttccaaatttgttcatctaaaaaaaaaacaaaacaaaacaaaattatcCAAAATTGGGTTATACCATCAGTTTATGGTGGAAAGGACACTCCTGCTAGACCAAAAATTAGAAGGAAAAGGTGTTTTGGTGATGGTGCTCTTtatgggtgtcaattggtcgagCTAGGCCTCATATGCTAGGTATGGTCCTATATATAAATCGCGAGTTAGATACTGGTCCTTGATCGGGGTACAAATAATTGGGCTAAACGAGTTTTAAACGGGCTAGTTAGTTATTTATCTCTAATTTGGTTATAAACGAGCTCTAATTAGGGTAGTAATCGAATGGTCTGATTGGGCAACCGTCAAGTTGCATCCTTGCACCTCGAACAACCAATTATGAACATGCCAAGCTGGTTCGGGCTTTAAATGTTGTGCCTGAAATTGAAACCCCTAGTCACCTTAATGCTAAAAAGCAAAACCTGTCATACTCATGGATTGAGGTATTAGTATTAGATCACCAATATGAGTGATCTGTATGAGTATCGTTAACTCTTGTCTCGATGCCTGCTTAATACTGTGTCGGTGGAACGATATAGACCAAGAAAAAACTATCAAAAGGGCCGTTTTGTTTTAGGAAAATTAGGGACAAATTTGTTGAATAATGGCAAATCCGTATCAGTTTTCAAGATAACCTACTTGACCAATACCATGCACTAAATCCATGGTCAGTTTCCCCTTTTTGACATTTGATTTTGGTGGTTATTTTTGCTAAAAATCACCAAAAATGCATTatgttggaatttttttatttcttagattaaaaaatattatgaaaattaaaaattggaCAGATTGGAGTTCATACCTTGGAGTCCCAAGATCTGCTTTCATATCTATGGACaataaggttgtgtttggtagtcattttgtTCTAAAAATAACGTTTTGTGTTAAAATT is a genomic window of Macadamia integrifolia cultivar HAES 741 chromosome 13, SCU_Mint_v3, whole genome shotgun sequence containing:
- the LOC122059900 gene encoding disease resistance protein RGA2-like isoform X5, which gives rise to MESAIKSINQTLEGIQSIGPKVCNIAEELRGIKRFRSEVKEINQRLKSVAQEGVALGLNSSMGFGYSRPVVFSQRPPSSSLVNKYKVFGREEDMEKIVGWLLSDKTPCPSDNNNNFSVLPIVGMGGVGKTTLAQLVYNDERVKKHFHLKAWVCVSEDFDVVRLTKEILESATGASPLSNSLDMLHLKLQEALSEKRFLLVLDDVWNENYERWDTLSTTFAFGSPGSKILITTRNKGVASIVRTAPNDHCLKGLSEEACFSLIRRHAFMDENTSAANQKLEVFGHEIVKKCKGLPLAVKTLAGLLRDKRENNQWKAILENEIWDLRENEILPSLMLSYYHLPPLLKRCFAYCALFPKDYVFSKIEIVVLWMAEGIVQPEGIKRLEDIAGEYFDELIMRSFFELSNCFHPLVVSRLFINISKEFHRRSFFESSSNIRSGFVMHDLIHDLAQFVSGGIYCKKEYDRQSQVLTTTRHLSYVMDNYNVEATGFGAVKTLRTLLTLNDVAGSPIYFFPTMQFKFQFLRVLRFRNCCNCELPDSVGKLKHLRLLDLSFSDIVKLPDSIGSLYNLQSLVLSGCGRLKQLPEDMGNLVNLRILIFPRHWCFRKIPLGVGNLTNLESLGTLDAGPKQKLSQLRGTLDNSNLENLGNNGAEAMVARQHLLGLQLHKLTSLRYLQISICENLELLSKALYTLTSLRRLVIESCPDLVSFRETRLPTSLQELKIFDCENLRSLPKELHTLMSLKEFAIDSCPALVSFQETRLPTMLEELEIIDCENLKSLPMGLLHNLTSFQRLEIKECPALESIPDMELSTALCEVSILNCAQLNCFPKGLNKLTNLKQLEIVDCFFLMECKNLEPLHTFGLHNLIYLSYLTIGGCRALLSIPNGLLPTNLQDFCIKDCPILESLYDGLSDLTSLKCLEIHNCPKLTPRYQKKEGEEWSKIAQIPKVIIDGIWQ
- the LOC122059900 gene encoding disease resistance protein RGA2-like isoform X2; the protein is MSAVGQLLGGSFLSAFLQVAFERFASPELLDFLLRWEIDLDEVESLKRTSAMIQALSDEAEVKQFTNVAVKLWLDHLKQLLYDAEDILDEYATELLRLKLESANQTQQVRNPSVPLTPSSQTSSVSSWLNSGMESAIKSINQTLEGIQSIGPKVCNIAEELRGIKRFRSEVKEINQRLKSVAQEGVALGLNSSMGFGYSRPVVFSQRPPSSSLVNKYKVFGREEDMEKIVGWLLSDKTPCPSDNNNNFSVLPIVGMGGVGKTTLAQLVYNDERVKKHFHLKAWVCVSEDFDVVRLTKEILESATGASPLSNSLDMLHLKLQEALSEKRFLLVLDDVWNENYERWDTLSTTFAFGSPGSKILITTRNKGVASIVRTAPNDHCLKGLSEEACFSLIRRHAFMDENTSAANQKLEVFGHEIVKKCKGLPLAVKTLAGLLRDKRENNQWKAILENEIWDLRENEILPSLMLSYYHLPPLLKRCFAYCALFPKDYVFSKIEIVVLWMAEGIVQPEGIKRLEDIAGEYFDELIMRSFFELSNCFHPLVVSRLFINISKEFHRRSFFESSSNIRSGFVMHDLIHDLAQFVSGGIYCKKEYDRQSQVLTTTRHLSYVMDNYNVEATGFGAVKTLRTLLTLNDVAGSPIYFFPTMQFKFQFLRVLRFRNCCNCELPDSVGKLKHLRLLDLSFSDIVKLPDSIGSLYNLQSLVLSGCGRLKQLPEDMGNLVNLRILIFPRHWCFRKIPLGVGNLTNLESLGTLDAGPKQKLSQLRGTLDNSNLENLGNNGAEAMVARQHLLGLQLHKLTSLRYLQISICENLELLSKALYTLTSLRRLVIESCPDLVSFRETRLPTSLQELKIFDCENLRSLPKELHTLMSLKEFAIDSCPALVSFQETRLPTMLEELEIIDCENLKSLPMGLLHNLTSFQRLEIKECPALESIPDMELSTALCEVSILNCAQLNCFPKGLNKLTNLKQLEIVDCFFLMECKNLEPLHTFGLHNLIYLSYLTIGGCRALLSIPNGLLPTNLQDFCIKDCPILESLYDGLSDLTSLKCLEIHNCPKLTPRYQKKEGEEWSKIAQIPKVIIDGIWQ
- the LOC122059900 gene encoding disease resistance protein RGA2-like isoform X1; translated protein: MVGFHKLIPGFFFFFLFLYLISLLLLLNSLCSTSLSLEEEKKKMSAVGQLLGGSFLSAFLQVAFERFASPELLDFLLRWEIDLDEVESLKRTSAMIQALSDEAEVKQFTNVAVKLWLDHLKQLLYDAEDILDEYATELLRLKLESANQTQQVRNPSVPLTPSSQTSSVSSWLNSGMESAIKSINQTLEGIQSIGPKVCNIAEELRGIKRFRSEVKEINQRLKSVAQEGVALGLNSSMGFGYSRPVVFSQRPPSSSLVNKYKVFGREEDMEKIVGWLLSDKTPCPSDNNNNFSVLPIVGMGGVGKTTLAQLVYNDERVKKHFHLKAWVCVSEDFDVVRLTKEILESATGASPLSNSLDMLHLKLQEALSEKRFLLVLDDVWNENYERWDTLSTTFAFGSPGSKILITTRNKGVASIVRTAPNDHCLKGLSEEACFSLIRRHAFMDENTSAANQKLEVFGHEIVKKCKGLPLAVKTLAGLLRDKRENNQWKAILENEIWDLRENEILPSLMLSYYHLPPLLKRCFAYCALFPKDYVFSKIEIVVLWMAEGIVQPEGIKRLEDIAGEYFDELIMRSFFELSNCFHPLVVSRLFINISKEFHRRSFFESSSNIRSGFVMHDLIHDLAQFVSGGIYCKKEYDRQSQVLTTTRHLSYVMDNYNVEATGFGAVKTLRTLLTLNDVAGSPIYFFPTMQFKFQFLRVLRFRNCCNCELPDSVGKLKHLRLLDLSFSDIVKLPDSIGSLYNLQSLVLSGCGRLKQLPEDMGNLVNLRILIFPRHWCFRKIPLGVGNLTNLESLGTLDAGPKQKLSQLRGTLDNSNLENLGNNGAEAMVARQHLLGLQLHKLTSLRYLQISICENLELLSKALYTLTSLRRLVIESCPDLVSFRETRLPTSLQELKIFDCENLRSLPKELHTLMSLKEFAIDSCPALVSFQETRLPTMLEELEIIDCENLKSLPMGLLHNLTSFQRLEIKECPALESIPDMELSTALCEVSILNCAQLNCFPKGLNKLTNLKQLEIVDCFFLMECKNLEPLHTFGLHNLIYLSYLTIGGCRALLSIPNGLLPTNLQDFCIKDCPILESLYDGLSDLTSLKCLEIHNCPKLTPRYQKKEGEEWSKIAQIPKVIIDGIWQ
- the LOC122059900 gene encoding disease resistance protein RGA2-like isoform X4, producing the protein MVGFHKLIPGFFFFFLFLYLISLLLLLNSLCSTSLSLEEEKKKMSAVGQLLGGSFLSAFLQVAFERFASPELLDFLLRWEIDLDEVESLKRTSAMIQALSDEAEVKQFTNVAVKLWLDHLKQLLYDAEDILDEYATELLRLKLESANQTQQVRNPSVPLTPSSQTSSVSSWLNSGMESAIKSINQTLEGIQSIGPKVCNIAEELRGIKRFRSEVKEINQRLKSVAQEGVALGLNSSMGFGYSRPVVFSQRPPSSSLVNKYKVFGREEDMEKIVGWLLSDKTPCPSDNNNNFSVLPIVGMGGVGKTTLAQLVYNDERVKKHFHLKAWVCVSEDFDVVRLTKEILESATGASPLSNSLDMLHLKLQEALSEKRFLLVLDDVWNENYERWDTLSTTFAFGSPGSKILITTRNKGVASIVRTAPNDHCLKGLSEEACFSLIRRHAFMDENTSAANQKLEVFGHEIVKKCKGLPLAVKTLAGLLRDKRENNQWKAILENEIWDLRENEILPSLMLSYYHLPPLLKRCFAYCALFPKDYVFSKIEIVVLWMAEGIVQPEGIKRLEDIAGSPIYFFPTMQFKFQFLRVLRFRNCCNCELPDSVGKLKHLRLLDLSFSDIVKLPDSIGSLYNLQSLVLSGCGRLKQLPEDMGNLVNLRILIFPRHWCFRKIPLGVGNLTNLESLGTLDAGPKQKLSQLRGTLDNSNLENLGNNGAEAMVARQHLLGLQLHKLTSLRYLQISICENLELLSKALYTLTSLRRLVIESCPDLVSFRETRLPTSLQELKIFDCENLRSLPKELHTLMSLKEFAIDSCPALVSFQETRLPTMLEELEIIDCENLKSLPMGLLHNLTSFQRLEIKECPALESIPDMELSTALCEVSILNCAQLNCFPKGLNKLTNLKQLEIVDCFFLMECKNLEPLHTFGLHNLIYLSYLTIGGCRALLSIPNGLLPTNLQDFCIKDCPILESLYDGLSDLTSLKCLEIHNCPKLTPRYQKKEGEEWSKIAQIPKVIIDGIWQ
- the LOC122059900 gene encoding disease resistance protein RGA2-like isoform X3: MIQALSDEAEVKQFTNVAVKLWLDHLKQLLYDAEDILDEYATELLRLKLESANQTQQVRNPSVPLTPSSQTSSVSSWLNSGMESAIKSINQTLEGIQSIGPKVCNIAEELRGIKRFRSEVKEINQRLKSVAQEGVALGLNSSMGFGYSRPVVFSQRPPSSSLVNKYKVFGREEDMEKIVGWLLSDKTPCPSDNNNNFSVLPIVGMGGVGKTTLAQLVYNDERVKKHFHLKAWVCVSEDFDVVRLTKEILESATGASPLSNSLDMLHLKLQEALSEKRFLLVLDDVWNENYERWDTLSTTFAFGSPGSKILITTRNKGVASIVRTAPNDHCLKGLSEEACFSLIRRHAFMDENTSAANQKLEVFGHEIVKKCKGLPLAVKTLAGLLRDKRENNQWKAILENEIWDLRENEILPSLMLSYYHLPPLLKRCFAYCALFPKDYVFSKIEIVVLWMAEGIVQPEGIKRLEDIAGEYFDELIMRSFFELSNCFHPLVVSRLFINISKEFHRRSFFESSSNIRSGFVMHDLIHDLAQFVSGGIYCKKEYDRQSQVLTTTRHLSYVMDNYNVEATGFGAVKTLRTLLTLNDVAGSPIYFFPTMQFKFQFLRVLRFRNCCNCELPDSVGKLKHLRLLDLSFSDIVKLPDSIGSLYNLQSLVLSGCGRLKQLPEDMGNLVNLRILIFPRHWCFRKIPLGVGNLTNLESLGTLDAGPKQKLSQLRGTLDNSNLENLGNNGAEAMVARQHLLGLQLHKLTSLRYLQISICENLELLSKALYTLTSLRRLVIESCPDLVSFRETRLPTSLQELKIFDCENLRSLPKELHTLMSLKEFAIDSCPALVSFQETRLPTMLEELEIIDCENLKSLPMGLLHNLTSFQRLEIKECPALESIPDMELSTALCEVSILNCAQLNCFPKGLNKLTNLKQLEIVDCFFLMECKNLEPLHTFGLHNLIYLSYLTIGGCRALLSIPNGLLPTNLQDFCIKDCPILESLYDGLSDLTSLKCLEIHNCPKLTPRYQKKEGEEWSKIAQIPKVIIDGIWQ